A genome region from Scyliorhinus torazame isolate Kashiwa2021f chromosome 11, sScyTor2.1, whole genome shotgun sequence includes the following:
- the chrac1 gene encoding chromatin accessibility complex protein 1 isoform X1, whose translation MAELKRREGLRFPARPSLPAPGPGPAALPLSRVKLIMKSCPDVSSINQDALFLTAKATVALWFSPCRLTATSQKKGNKTELFVQHLATCAYKSSCSEKKELTYNDLADCVENSETFQFLADILPKKILASEYLKMLEEEKEGGGRGDEEGDDENEEDDEEEEDDEEDDENES comes from the exons ATGGCCGAGCTGAAGCGGCGCGAGGGCCTGAGGTTCCCGGCGCGGCCCAGCCTCCCGGCGCCCGGCCCCGGGCCCGCCGCACTGCCCCTGTCCCGCGTCAAACTCATCATGAAGAGCTGCCCCGACGTCTCCAGCATCAACCAGGACGCGCTCTTCTTGACCGCCAAAGCCACG gttgctctctggttctctccctgcagattaacagctacaagccagaagaaaggaaacaaaacg GAGTTATTTGTGCAGCATCTTGCCACGTGTGCGTACAAAAGCAGCTGTTCGGAAAAGAAGGAACTAACCTACAATGACCTGGCTGACTGCGTGGAGAACTCTGAAACATTCCAATTTCTGGCTG ATATCTTGCCAAAGAAGATCTTGGCAAGCGAATATCTTAAGATGCTCGAGGAGGAGAAAGAAGGTGGTGGTCGTGGTGATGAGGAAGGTGATGACGAAaatgaggaggatgatgaggaggaggaggatgatgaggaggatgaTGAAAACGAGTCCTAA
- the chrac1 gene encoding chromatin accessibility complex protein 1 isoform X2, translated as MAELKRREGLRFPARPSLPAPGPGPAALPLSRVKLIMKSCPDVSSINQDALFLTAKATELFVQHLATCAYKSSCSEKKELTYNDLADCVENSETFQFLADILPKKILASEYLKMLEEEKEGGGRGDEEGDDENEEDDEEEEDDEEDDENES; from the exons ATGGCCGAGCTGAAGCGGCGCGAGGGCCTGAGGTTCCCGGCGCGGCCCAGCCTCCCGGCGCCCGGCCCCGGGCCCGCCGCACTGCCCCTGTCCCGCGTCAAACTCATCATGAAGAGCTGCCCCGACGTCTCCAGCATCAACCAGGACGCGCTCTTCTTGACCGCCAAAGCCACG GAGTTATTTGTGCAGCATCTTGCCACGTGTGCGTACAAAAGCAGCTGTTCGGAAAAGAAGGAACTAACCTACAATGACCTGGCTGACTGCGTGGAGAACTCTGAAACATTCCAATTTCTGGCTG ATATCTTGCCAAAGAAGATCTTGGCAAGCGAATATCTTAAGATGCTCGAGGAGGAGAAAGAAGGTGGTGGTCGTGGTGATGAGGAAGGTGATGACGAAaatgaggaggatgatgaggaggaggaggatgatgaggaggatgaTGAAAACGAGTCCTAA